The following are encoded in a window of Eschrichtius robustus isolate mEscRob2 chromosome 1, mEscRob2.pri, whole genome shotgun sequence genomic DNA:
- the UNC45A gene encoding protein unc-45 homolog A isoform X1, translated as MTVSGPGTPEPRPADPGASSVEQLRKDGNELFKCGDYEGALTAYTQALGLGATPQDQAILHRNRAACHLKLEDYDKAETEASKAIEKDGGDVKALYRRSQALEKLGRLDQAVLDLQRCVSLEPKNKVFQEALRNIAGQIQEKVRYMSSTDAKVEQMFQILLDPQEKGTEKKQKASQNLVVLAREDAGAEKIFQSNGVQLLQRLLDTGEPDLMLAALRTLVGICSEHQSRTVATLSVLGTRRVVSILGVENQSVSLAACHLLQVMFDALKEGVKKGFRGKEGAIIVDPARELKVLISNLLELLTEVGVSGQGRDSALTLLIKVVPRKSPKDPNNSLTLWVIDQGLKKILEVGGSVQDPLGELTVTANSRMSASILLSKLFDDLKCDAERENFHRLCENYIKSWFEGQGLTGKLRALQTVSCLLQGPCDAGNRALELNGVMESVIALCASEQEEEQLVAMEALIHAAGKAKRASFITANGVSLLKDLYRRGEKDSIRIRALVGLCKLGSAGGTDFSMKQFAEGSTLKLAKQCRKWLCNDQIDAGTRRWAVEGLAYLTFDADVKEEFVEDEAALKALFQLSKSEERSVLFAVASALVNCTNSYDYEEPDPKMVELAKYAKQHVPEQHPKDKPSFVRARVKKLLAAGVVSAMTCMVKTESPVLTSSCRELLSRVFLALVEESEDRGTVVAQGGGKALLPLALEGTDVGQMKAAQALAKLTITSNPEMTFPGERIYEVVRPLVSLLHLNCSGLQNFEALMALTNLAGISERLRQKILKERAVPMIEGYMFEEHEMIRRAATECMCNLAMSKEVQDLFEATGSDRLKLLVLYSGEDDELLRRAAAGGLAVLTSTRPSLCSRIPQVTTHWLEILQALLLSPNQELQHRGAVVVLNMVEASSEIASTLMESEMLEILSVLAKGKESPVTRAAAACLGKAVEYGLIRPSQDGK; from the exons ATGACCGTGAGTGGTCCAGGGACCCCCGAGCCCCGGCCCGCCGACCCCGGA GCCAGCTCAGTGGAACAGTTGCGGAAGGATGGCAACGAGCTGTTCAAATGCGGGGACTACGAAGGCGCCTTGACGGCCTACACCCAAGCCCTGGGTCTGGGCGCAACGCCCCAGGACCAGGCCATTCTGCACCGGAACCGGGCCGCCTGCCACCTCAAGCTG GAAGATTACGACAAAGCAGAAACCGAGGCATCCAAAG CCATTGAAAAGGACGGTGGGGATGTCAAAGCACTTTACCGGCGGAGCCAAGCCCTAGAGAAGCTAGGCCGCCTCGACCAGGCCGTCCTTGACCTGCAGAGATGTGTGAGCCTGGAGCCCAAGAACAAAGTTTTCCAGGAGGCCCTGCGGAACATCGCGGGCCAGATTCAGGAGAAG GTGAGATACATGTCTTCGACGGATGCCAAAGTGGAGCAGATGTTTCAGATATTATTGGACCCACAAGAAAAAGGCACTGAGAAAAAGCAAAAG GCATCTCAGAACCTGGTGGTGCTGGCCCGGGAGGATGCTGGAGCTGAGAAGATCTTCCAGAGCAACGGGGTTCAGCTTTTGCAGCGCCTGCTGGACACGGGAGAGCCCGACCTGATGCTGGCGGCCCTGCGCACACTAGTCGGCATTTGCTCTGAACACCAATCACGG ACAGTGGCGACCCTGAGCGTGCTGGGAACTCGGAGGGTGGTCTCCATCCTGGGTGTGGAAAACCAGTCCGTGTCCCTGGCTGCCTGCCACCTGTTGCAGGTTATGTTTGATGCCCTCAAGGAAGGCGTCAAGAAGGGCTTCCGTGGCAAAGAAGGCGCCATCATCGTGG ATCCCGCCCGGGAGCTGAAGGTCCTCATCAGTAACCTCTTGGAGCTACTGACTGAGGTGGGGGTCTCGGGCCAAGGCCGAGACAGTGCCCTGACCCTCCTGATTAAAGTGGTGCCCCGGAAGTCTCCTAAGGACCCCAACAACAGCCTCACCCTCTGGGTTATCGACCAAG GTCTGAAAAAGATTCTGGAGGTGGGGGGCTCCGTGCAGGACCCTCTCGGGGAGCTCACGGTGACAGCAAACAGCCGCATGAGCGCCTCCATTCTCCTCAGCAAGCTCTTCGATGACCTGAAGTGTGATGCCGAGAGGGAGAATTTCCACCGACTCTGTGAAAACTACATCAA GAGCTGGTTTGAGGGCCAAGGGCTGACTGGGAAGCTGCGGGCCCTCCAGACGGTGTCCTGCCTCCTGCAGGGCCCATGTGACGCCGGCAACCGGGCCCTAGAGCTGAATGGCGTCATGGAGAGTGTGATCGCTCTGTGTGCctcagagcaggaggaggagcagctgGTGGCCATGGAGGCCCTGATCCACGCGGCTGGCAAGGCCAAGCGGGCCTCGTTTATCACGGCCAACGGTGTCTCACTGCTGAAGGACCTGTACAGGCGTGGCGAGAAGGACAGCATCCGCATCCGGGCGCTGGTG GGACTCTGTAAGCTCGGCTCGGCCGGAGGGACCGACTTTAGCATGAAGCAGTTTGCTGAAGGCTCCACGCTCAAACTGGCCAAGCAGTGTCGAAA GTGGCTGTGCAATGACCAGATCGATGCGGGCACTCGGCGCTGGGCGGTGGAGGGTCTGGCCTACCTTACCTTCGATGCCGACGTGAAGGAGGAGTTTGTGGAGGATGAGGCTGCGCTGAAGGCTCTGTTCCAGCTCAGCAAG TCCGAGGAGAGGTCGGTGCTCTTTGCGGTGGCCTCGGCGCTGGTGAACTGCACCAATAGCTACGACTACGAGGAGCCGGACCCCAAGATGGTGGAGCTGGCCAAGTATGCCAAGCAGCACGTGCCCGAGCAGCACCCCAAG GACAAACCGAGTTTCGTGCGTGCTCGGGTTAAGAAGCTGCTGGCGGCTGGTGTGGTGTCAGCCATGACGTGCATGGTGAAGACCGAGAGCCCTGTGCTGACCAGTTCCTGCAGGGAGCTGCTCTCCAG GGTCTTCCTGGCTTTGGTGGAGGAGTCCGAGGACCGCGGCACCGTGGTTGCTCAGGGAGGGGGCAAG GCTCTGCTCCCGCTGGCCCTGGAAGGCACTGACGTGGGGCAGATGAAGGCAGCCCAGGCTCTTGCCAAGCTCACCATCACCTCCAACCCAGAGATGACCTTTCCTGGCGAGCGG ATCTACGAGGTGGTCCGGCCCCTGGTCTCCCTCCTGCACCTCAACTGCTCCGGCCTGCAGAACTTTGAGGCGCTCATGGCTCTAACGAACCTGGCGGGGATCAGCGAGAGGCTCCG GCAGAAGATCCTGAAGGAGAGGGCTGTGCCCATGATTGAGGGCTACATGTTTGAGGAGCATGAGATGATCCGCCGGGCAGCCACCGAGTGCATGTGTAACTTGGCCATGAGCAAGGAG GTGCAGGATCTCTTTGAAGCCACGGGCAGTGACCGGCTGAAGCTGCTGGTGCTGTACAGTGGAGAGGACGACGAGCTGCTACGGCGGGCGGCTGCCGGGGGCCTGGCCGTGCTCACCTCCACGCGGCCCTCGCTGTGCAGCCGCATCCCCCAGGTG ACCACACACTGGCTGGAGATCCTGCAGGCCCTGCTTCTGAGCCCCAACCAGGAGCTACAGCACCGGGGCGCTGTGGTGGTGTTGAACATGGTGGAGGCCTCGAGCGAGATTGCCAGCACCTTGATGGAGAGCGAGATGCTGGAGATCCTGTCAGTGCTGGCTAAGGGCAAGGAGAGCCCCGTCACAAGGGCTGCCGCCGCTTGTCTGGGGAAAGCAGTGGAATATGGGCTTATCAGACCCAGCCAGGATGGAAAGTGA
- the UNC45A gene encoding protein unc-45 homolog A isoform X2, with protein sequence MTVSGPGTPEPRPADPGASSVEQLRKDGNELFKCGDYEGALTAYTQALGLGATPQDQAILHRNRAACHLKLEDYDKAETEASKAIEKDGGDVKALYRRSQALEKLGRLDQAVLDLQRCVSLEPKNKVFQEALRNIAGQIQEKVRYMSSTDAKVEQMFQILLDPQEKGTEKKQKASQNLVVLAREDAGAEKIFQSNGVQLLQRLLDTGEPDLMLAALRTLVGICSEHQSRTVATLSVLGTRRVVSILGVENQSVSLAACHLLQVMFDALKEGVKKGFRGKEGAIIVDPARELKVLISNLLELLTEVGVSGQGRDSALTLLIKVVPRKSPKDPNNSLTLWVIDQGLKKILEVGGSVQDPLGELTVTANSRMSASILLSKLFDDLKCDAERENFHRLCENYIKSWFEGQGLTGKLRALQTVSCLLQGPCDAGNRALELNGVMESVIALCASEQEEEQLVAMEALIHAAGKAKRASFITANGVSLLKDLYRRGEKDSIRIRALVGLCKLGSAGGTDFSMKQFAEGSTLKLAKQCRKWLCNDQIDAGTRRWAVEGLAYLTFDADVKEEFVEDEAALKALFQLSKSEERSVLFAVASALVNCTNSYDYEEPDPKMVELAKYAKQHVPEQHPKDKPSFVRARVKKLLAAGVVSAMTCMVKTESPVLTSSCRELLSRVFLALVEESEDRGTVVAQGGGKALLPLALEGTDVGQMKAAQALAKLTITSNPEMTFPGERIYEVVRPLVSLLHLNCSGLQNFEALMALTNLAGISERLRQKILKERAVPMIEGYMFEEHEMIRRAATECMCNLAMSKEVQDLFEATGSDRLKLLVLYSGEDDELLRRAAAGGLAVLTSTRPSLCSRIPQTTHWLEILQALLLSPNQELQHRGAVVVLNMVEASSEIASTLMESEMLEILSVLAKGKESPVTRAAAACLGKAVEYGLIRPSQDGK encoded by the exons ATGACCGTGAGTGGTCCAGGGACCCCCGAGCCCCGGCCCGCCGACCCCGGA GCCAGCTCAGTGGAACAGTTGCGGAAGGATGGCAACGAGCTGTTCAAATGCGGGGACTACGAAGGCGCCTTGACGGCCTACACCCAAGCCCTGGGTCTGGGCGCAACGCCCCAGGACCAGGCCATTCTGCACCGGAACCGGGCCGCCTGCCACCTCAAGCTG GAAGATTACGACAAAGCAGAAACCGAGGCATCCAAAG CCATTGAAAAGGACGGTGGGGATGTCAAAGCACTTTACCGGCGGAGCCAAGCCCTAGAGAAGCTAGGCCGCCTCGACCAGGCCGTCCTTGACCTGCAGAGATGTGTGAGCCTGGAGCCCAAGAACAAAGTTTTCCAGGAGGCCCTGCGGAACATCGCGGGCCAGATTCAGGAGAAG GTGAGATACATGTCTTCGACGGATGCCAAAGTGGAGCAGATGTTTCAGATATTATTGGACCCACAAGAAAAAGGCACTGAGAAAAAGCAAAAG GCATCTCAGAACCTGGTGGTGCTGGCCCGGGAGGATGCTGGAGCTGAGAAGATCTTCCAGAGCAACGGGGTTCAGCTTTTGCAGCGCCTGCTGGACACGGGAGAGCCCGACCTGATGCTGGCGGCCCTGCGCACACTAGTCGGCATTTGCTCTGAACACCAATCACGG ACAGTGGCGACCCTGAGCGTGCTGGGAACTCGGAGGGTGGTCTCCATCCTGGGTGTGGAAAACCAGTCCGTGTCCCTGGCTGCCTGCCACCTGTTGCAGGTTATGTTTGATGCCCTCAAGGAAGGCGTCAAGAAGGGCTTCCGTGGCAAAGAAGGCGCCATCATCGTGG ATCCCGCCCGGGAGCTGAAGGTCCTCATCAGTAACCTCTTGGAGCTACTGACTGAGGTGGGGGTCTCGGGCCAAGGCCGAGACAGTGCCCTGACCCTCCTGATTAAAGTGGTGCCCCGGAAGTCTCCTAAGGACCCCAACAACAGCCTCACCCTCTGGGTTATCGACCAAG GTCTGAAAAAGATTCTGGAGGTGGGGGGCTCCGTGCAGGACCCTCTCGGGGAGCTCACGGTGACAGCAAACAGCCGCATGAGCGCCTCCATTCTCCTCAGCAAGCTCTTCGATGACCTGAAGTGTGATGCCGAGAGGGAGAATTTCCACCGACTCTGTGAAAACTACATCAA GAGCTGGTTTGAGGGCCAAGGGCTGACTGGGAAGCTGCGGGCCCTCCAGACGGTGTCCTGCCTCCTGCAGGGCCCATGTGACGCCGGCAACCGGGCCCTAGAGCTGAATGGCGTCATGGAGAGTGTGATCGCTCTGTGTGCctcagagcaggaggaggagcagctgGTGGCCATGGAGGCCCTGATCCACGCGGCTGGCAAGGCCAAGCGGGCCTCGTTTATCACGGCCAACGGTGTCTCACTGCTGAAGGACCTGTACAGGCGTGGCGAGAAGGACAGCATCCGCATCCGGGCGCTGGTG GGACTCTGTAAGCTCGGCTCGGCCGGAGGGACCGACTTTAGCATGAAGCAGTTTGCTGAAGGCTCCACGCTCAAACTGGCCAAGCAGTGTCGAAA GTGGCTGTGCAATGACCAGATCGATGCGGGCACTCGGCGCTGGGCGGTGGAGGGTCTGGCCTACCTTACCTTCGATGCCGACGTGAAGGAGGAGTTTGTGGAGGATGAGGCTGCGCTGAAGGCTCTGTTCCAGCTCAGCAAG TCCGAGGAGAGGTCGGTGCTCTTTGCGGTGGCCTCGGCGCTGGTGAACTGCACCAATAGCTACGACTACGAGGAGCCGGACCCCAAGATGGTGGAGCTGGCCAAGTATGCCAAGCAGCACGTGCCCGAGCAGCACCCCAAG GACAAACCGAGTTTCGTGCGTGCTCGGGTTAAGAAGCTGCTGGCGGCTGGTGTGGTGTCAGCCATGACGTGCATGGTGAAGACCGAGAGCCCTGTGCTGACCAGTTCCTGCAGGGAGCTGCTCTCCAG GGTCTTCCTGGCTTTGGTGGAGGAGTCCGAGGACCGCGGCACCGTGGTTGCTCAGGGAGGGGGCAAG GCTCTGCTCCCGCTGGCCCTGGAAGGCACTGACGTGGGGCAGATGAAGGCAGCCCAGGCTCTTGCCAAGCTCACCATCACCTCCAACCCAGAGATGACCTTTCCTGGCGAGCGG ATCTACGAGGTGGTCCGGCCCCTGGTCTCCCTCCTGCACCTCAACTGCTCCGGCCTGCAGAACTTTGAGGCGCTCATGGCTCTAACGAACCTGGCGGGGATCAGCGAGAGGCTCCG GCAGAAGATCCTGAAGGAGAGGGCTGTGCCCATGATTGAGGGCTACATGTTTGAGGAGCATGAGATGATCCGCCGGGCAGCCACCGAGTGCATGTGTAACTTGGCCATGAGCAAGGAG GTGCAGGATCTCTTTGAAGCCACGGGCAGTGACCGGCTGAAGCTGCTGGTGCTGTACAGTGGAGAGGACGACGAGCTGCTACGGCGGGCGGCTGCCGGGGGCCTGGCCGTGCTCACCTCCACGCGGCCCTCGCTGTGCAGCCGCATCCCCCAG ACCACACACTGGCTGGAGATCCTGCAGGCCCTGCTTCTGAGCCCCAACCAGGAGCTACAGCACCGGGGCGCTGTGGTGGTGTTGAACATGGTGGAGGCCTCGAGCGAGATTGCCAGCACCTTGATGGAGAGCGAGATGCTGGAGATCCTGTCAGTGCTGGCTAAGGGCAAGGAGAGCCCCGTCACAAGGGCTGCCGCCGCTTGTCTGGGGAAAGCAGTGGAATATGGGCTTATCAGACCCAGCCAGGATGGAAAGTGA
- the UNC45A gene encoding protein unc-45 homolog A isoform X3 — protein sequence MTASSVEQLRKDGNELFKCGDYEGALTAYTQALGLGATPQDQAILHRNRAACHLKLEDYDKAETEASKAIEKDGGDVKALYRRSQALEKLGRLDQAVLDLQRCVSLEPKNKVFQEALRNIAGQIQEKVRYMSSTDAKVEQMFQILLDPQEKGTEKKQKASQNLVVLAREDAGAEKIFQSNGVQLLQRLLDTGEPDLMLAALRTLVGICSEHQSRTVATLSVLGTRRVVSILGVENQSVSLAACHLLQVMFDALKEGVKKGFRGKEGAIIVDPARELKVLISNLLELLTEVGVSGQGRDSALTLLIKVVPRKSPKDPNNSLTLWVIDQGLKKILEVGGSVQDPLGELTVTANSRMSASILLSKLFDDLKCDAERENFHRLCENYIKSWFEGQGLTGKLRALQTVSCLLQGPCDAGNRALELNGVMESVIALCASEQEEEQLVAMEALIHAAGKAKRASFITANGVSLLKDLYRRGEKDSIRIRALVGLCKLGSAGGTDFSMKQFAEGSTLKLAKQCRKWLCNDQIDAGTRRWAVEGLAYLTFDADVKEEFVEDEAALKALFQLSKSEERSVLFAVASALVNCTNSYDYEEPDPKMVELAKYAKQHVPEQHPKDKPSFVRARVKKLLAAGVVSAMTCMVKTESPVLTSSCRELLSRVFLALVEESEDRGTVVAQGGGKALLPLALEGTDVGQMKAAQALAKLTITSNPEMTFPGERIYEVVRPLVSLLHLNCSGLQNFEALMALTNLAGISERLRQKILKERAVPMIEGYMFEEHEMIRRAATECMCNLAMSKEVQDLFEATGSDRLKLLVLYSGEDDELLRRAAAGGLAVLTSTRPSLCSRIPQVTTHWLEILQALLLSPNQELQHRGAVVVLNMVEASSEIASTLMESEMLEILSVLAKGKESPVTRAAAACLGKAVEYGLIRPSQDGK from the exons ATGACC GCCAGCTCAGTGGAACAGTTGCGGAAGGATGGCAACGAGCTGTTCAAATGCGGGGACTACGAAGGCGCCTTGACGGCCTACACCCAAGCCCTGGGTCTGGGCGCAACGCCCCAGGACCAGGCCATTCTGCACCGGAACCGGGCCGCCTGCCACCTCAAGCTG GAAGATTACGACAAAGCAGAAACCGAGGCATCCAAAG CCATTGAAAAGGACGGTGGGGATGTCAAAGCACTTTACCGGCGGAGCCAAGCCCTAGAGAAGCTAGGCCGCCTCGACCAGGCCGTCCTTGACCTGCAGAGATGTGTGAGCCTGGAGCCCAAGAACAAAGTTTTCCAGGAGGCCCTGCGGAACATCGCGGGCCAGATTCAGGAGAAG GTGAGATACATGTCTTCGACGGATGCCAAAGTGGAGCAGATGTTTCAGATATTATTGGACCCACAAGAAAAAGGCACTGAGAAAAAGCAAAAG GCATCTCAGAACCTGGTGGTGCTGGCCCGGGAGGATGCTGGAGCTGAGAAGATCTTCCAGAGCAACGGGGTTCAGCTTTTGCAGCGCCTGCTGGACACGGGAGAGCCCGACCTGATGCTGGCGGCCCTGCGCACACTAGTCGGCATTTGCTCTGAACACCAATCACGG ACAGTGGCGACCCTGAGCGTGCTGGGAACTCGGAGGGTGGTCTCCATCCTGGGTGTGGAAAACCAGTCCGTGTCCCTGGCTGCCTGCCACCTGTTGCAGGTTATGTTTGATGCCCTCAAGGAAGGCGTCAAGAAGGGCTTCCGTGGCAAAGAAGGCGCCATCATCGTGG ATCCCGCCCGGGAGCTGAAGGTCCTCATCAGTAACCTCTTGGAGCTACTGACTGAGGTGGGGGTCTCGGGCCAAGGCCGAGACAGTGCCCTGACCCTCCTGATTAAAGTGGTGCCCCGGAAGTCTCCTAAGGACCCCAACAACAGCCTCACCCTCTGGGTTATCGACCAAG GTCTGAAAAAGATTCTGGAGGTGGGGGGCTCCGTGCAGGACCCTCTCGGGGAGCTCACGGTGACAGCAAACAGCCGCATGAGCGCCTCCATTCTCCTCAGCAAGCTCTTCGATGACCTGAAGTGTGATGCCGAGAGGGAGAATTTCCACCGACTCTGTGAAAACTACATCAA GAGCTGGTTTGAGGGCCAAGGGCTGACTGGGAAGCTGCGGGCCCTCCAGACGGTGTCCTGCCTCCTGCAGGGCCCATGTGACGCCGGCAACCGGGCCCTAGAGCTGAATGGCGTCATGGAGAGTGTGATCGCTCTGTGTGCctcagagcaggaggaggagcagctgGTGGCCATGGAGGCCCTGATCCACGCGGCTGGCAAGGCCAAGCGGGCCTCGTTTATCACGGCCAACGGTGTCTCACTGCTGAAGGACCTGTACAGGCGTGGCGAGAAGGACAGCATCCGCATCCGGGCGCTGGTG GGACTCTGTAAGCTCGGCTCGGCCGGAGGGACCGACTTTAGCATGAAGCAGTTTGCTGAAGGCTCCACGCTCAAACTGGCCAAGCAGTGTCGAAA GTGGCTGTGCAATGACCAGATCGATGCGGGCACTCGGCGCTGGGCGGTGGAGGGTCTGGCCTACCTTACCTTCGATGCCGACGTGAAGGAGGAGTTTGTGGAGGATGAGGCTGCGCTGAAGGCTCTGTTCCAGCTCAGCAAG TCCGAGGAGAGGTCGGTGCTCTTTGCGGTGGCCTCGGCGCTGGTGAACTGCACCAATAGCTACGACTACGAGGAGCCGGACCCCAAGATGGTGGAGCTGGCCAAGTATGCCAAGCAGCACGTGCCCGAGCAGCACCCCAAG GACAAACCGAGTTTCGTGCGTGCTCGGGTTAAGAAGCTGCTGGCGGCTGGTGTGGTGTCAGCCATGACGTGCATGGTGAAGACCGAGAGCCCTGTGCTGACCAGTTCCTGCAGGGAGCTGCTCTCCAG GGTCTTCCTGGCTTTGGTGGAGGAGTCCGAGGACCGCGGCACCGTGGTTGCTCAGGGAGGGGGCAAG GCTCTGCTCCCGCTGGCCCTGGAAGGCACTGACGTGGGGCAGATGAAGGCAGCCCAGGCTCTTGCCAAGCTCACCATCACCTCCAACCCAGAGATGACCTTTCCTGGCGAGCGG ATCTACGAGGTGGTCCGGCCCCTGGTCTCCCTCCTGCACCTCAACTGCTCCGGCCTGCAGAACTTTGAGGCGCTCATGGCTCTAACGAACCTGGCGGGGATCAGCGAGAGGCTCCG GCAGAAGATCCTGAAGGAGAGGGCTGTGCCCATGATTGAGGGCTACATGTTTGAGGAGCATGAGATGATCCGCCGGGCAGCCACCGAGTGCATGTGTAACTTGGCCATGAGCAAGGAG GTGCAGGATCTCTTTGAAGCCACGGGCAGTGACCGGCTGAAGCTGCTGGTGCTGTACAGTGGAGAGGACGACGAGCTGCTACGGCGGGCGGCTGCCGGGGGCCTGGCCGTGCTCACCTCCACGCGGCCCTCGCTGTGCAGCCGCATCCCCCAGGTG ACCACACACTGGCTGGAGATCCTGCAGGCCCTGCTTCTGAGCCCCAACCAGGAGCTACAGCACCGGGGCGCTGTGGTGGTGTTGAACATGGTGGAGGCCTCGAGCGAGATTGCCAGCACCTTGATGGAGAGCGAGATGCTGGAGATCCTGTCAGTGCTGGCTAAGGGCAAGGAGAGCCCCGTCACAAGGGCTGCCGCCGCTTGTCTGGGGAAAGCAGTGGAATATGGGCTTATCAGACCCAGCCAGGATGGAAAGTGA
- the HDDC3 gene encoding guanosine-3',5'-bis(diphosphate) 3'-pyrophosphohydrolase MESH1, which translates to MGSEAAQLLEAADFAARKHQWQRRKDPEGTPYINHPIGVARILTHEAGISDIVVLQAALLHDTVEDTDTTLDEVELHFGAQVRRLVEEVTDDKTLPKLERKRLQVEQAPHSSPGAKLVKLADKLYNLRDLNRCIPEGWSEHRVQEYFEWAAQVVKGLQGTNQQLEDALKQLFKERGLTL; encoded by the exons ATGGGCTCCGAGGCGGCCCAGCTGTTGGAGGCTGCTGACTTCGCGGCTCGCAAGCACCAATGGCAGCGGCGGAAGGACCCCGAAGGGACGCCCTACATCAATCATCCTATCG GTGTGGCTCGTATCCTGACCCACGAGGCAGGAATCTCTGACATTGTGGTGTTACAG GCAGCCCTGCTCCATGACACGGTGGAGGACACAGACACCACCCTGGATGAGGTGGAGCTGCACTTTGGGGCACAAGTGCGGCGTCTGGTGGAGGAGGTAACAGATGACAAGACTCTGCCCAAGCTGGAGAGAAAGCGGCTGCAGGTGGAGCAGGCACCCCACAGCAGCCCCGGGGCTAAACTGGTGAAGCTGGCAGACAAGCTGTACAATCTGAGGGACCTGAATCGCTGCATCCCAGAGG GATGGTCCGAACACCGAGTCCAGGAATACTTCGAGTGGGCAGCACAGGTGGTGAAGGGGCTTCAGGGGACAAACCAACAGCTGGAAGACGCTCTAAAGCAGCTGTTTAAGGAGCGGGGGCTGACACTCTGA